Part of the Hevea brasiliensis isolate MT/VB/25A 57/8 chromosome 16, ASM3005281v1, whole genome shotgun sequence genome is shown below.
CATTCTCCTATAAAAAtagtctaaaaaatattttaataaaataacttaatttttgtaCAAAAAATAGCTTACTATCCCATTAATTCCCATTTAATGTGGATCAAGTTTATCTCTCAACAATTTCCATTTCCTTTCGAGCAAAAGGCTATATGGAACTTATTAAAGAAGGGTGCTAGCATAATTTATTGTGCAATAAGGCACTGATTAATCGACCAAACTTATTGACATTGATGGTCTTGGAGAAACCactaaaattaatttggtggcaaGAATGGTATGTCATTCCCGTGACTACATCTAATTAAGTGCATCAACAGCTCAACCACCAATTACATTCTGTCCAAGAAAATTAATTACGAACAAGAAAATGTGGTTCATTTTCTTATGACACATTGTTTTATCAATAATCATGCATTTCATAACACAATAATAATGGTGGGTAATGTTTTTCACATCATCCACTGGAGATTTAACACTTGATCAATTAGAAGAAAGCCTGCTAATTTTAAGGCTATTTTATATGTCCACTTTGGTGGGatatatatgtatatggtgaCTTAGAGCTAGGGCATGCTAAAGGGTAGAGTCTTAACTACTTGATCTACTCCAAATCTCCTCTAGTTCTCTAGTGAAGGCCTTTTGCCTACCAACAACAATCGTAATATGATCTTTCTTCTCGATCACGTTAACACTGGCACGAGGAACTCTTTCTTGGACATTGTAACTACATTCAACTGGAATAAGCTCATCATTGCTCCCATGGAAGATATTGACATCACATTTCAGGTGGTCACGGACGGTGTCTAGGTAGCCATCGAGCTTGCTGGCGGTGCCACAGATAATGTTGTGCAGGGTATGCCATGCTGCGTTGTGGGTATGACTAAAGAATCCTTCGAGCAAGAATGTCCTAATCCTGTGAACATGTTTTCGGAAATTTGCATTAATGtcgagaggaggaagaagaaggtaGATAGATGTCTTTGTCATTAAAAATTCAGACGGACCCACAGGCCAAGCAAAAGTAGTACTACAGCAGGACCAATAAATTAAATGAAAGACCAATTTAATTTCACCATTGAACATTGGCCTCCGTCGCTTGTGACTTTACTCTGAACAACATTTGACAAAATATTTCTACGTGAAAGATACACCAAATTAATGGAAAcctatgtattttattttttcttgctTCTAATGTTAGAAAACAAGTCCTAACacttaaatgagaaaagaaaagaaaagactaaTGTTTGACGTTTATTTGTTTAATTTTCTATATCTACTGAAATGTGAAATTCTTCATATATCTTAATCTTCCAGATAATGTTGTGATAAACATTTTCAAACCAAAACATTAAATTTTCACCGTCTGGAAAGGTATAGGTGGCCTACCCAATCATCTAAGTACATACTACCGTATGTTTTAGCCATTTAGATGGACCAAATCATCTAGAAACACCAAGTCATTCGTTTATTGTAAAGGTTTCAGACCAATTAAAATCTGTACAAACTCTATTCCATAACTATCACAATTGTgctttggtgaaccataaagttTTAGCCTCACAATTAATGCACCAACTACTGCGATCAGTTCGCATTTAGAAAGCACCATGCCGATGTGTGGAGGATTTGTACGTGTCCTGTCCATCTTTCCTACGAAATCTAATTCTTAATATTTGCCTATTATATAAACATATATTACCTGGTCTTGGGCTTtatcttataaatttttttacttCTTATTGGATTTCGATAGCACTAATAATCAGTATTTCCTTATATACAATAAAACAGTTTTtgtttaattataagaaattaagacTTATGTTTTCAGATAGAAAGTACATGTATACTAATTATGTCTAATAATCTCTCACCAATGAAAGTTCTACCGGCTAATTCTTTCACTGTAGTTAAAATCTTTATATGGGAAGGATATGTTAATTTTCCTACATTATATTAAGTTTATTTTTCAActttaatagaaaaaaataaatctacATTCAGTATCATAGGTTGCTCATCAATGGCAAAACCTCCAAATCTTCGTGCTTTTTGTAGAAAAACAAGGAAGTGTTAAGTAGGTTGACAAAAAGTGTTAAGTAGGTTGACAAATCCTTTCTTCTTAAAcaaagctatatatatatatatatacaagggTTGGAATATTGAACCATGGTTGTCAGttgtcaataaaaaaataaaataaaatcatggTTGGTGGGCAGCTTAGAAATTGATGAGAGAAGCATGAACAGAAATTGATTATGTAAGAAACATATATATGTAGACAGATGGATATTAGGGCTTGAATATTGAAAAGACAACCATTAAAGTTCGAGGAGTTTACCTGTTTCTTGTGACAAGTTTGGCAAGAAATTCCCACAATCGATGGTTCTTGCATATAACCAGACAAATCGTCCGGCTGATGTGCTCATACCAGCAAGCTATCGACGCGCCAAATGCAATCAGTGGCCACACGCGCCTGGGAGCTATCCTTCTCATGACGTATTGTGTTGGTTGTACCCCCTTTGGCACTGGATAATATGGCTGCCATAGATATATTTAATTACAAGACCATAATGGGCAACTAATTATGGCTTTCAAAACTAAATTGTAATTatatacttaaaataaattattacaattttttgtataagaaaaatagaacctaCTGGTGCGAGGAGAGTAAGGGATTTGACGGATCCAGGGTGTTTTACTGCGAGTGCTAGGGCCAAAATGCAGCCTAAAGAATGAGCCACGATATGGAAGGATTTAACTTTGTGAGGTTCGATCACAGATCTTTCAATCATCTCCAAATGCTCTCTAAGCGTGTAAAGCGAGTCTGTTGGCTTTGGACTCCTCCCAAACCCTAGTAAATCCACAGCGAAAAATCGGTAGCTGGATTTAGCAGCATCCGACAAGTTTGGAAATACGGTTTCTGTCCAAAATGCTGAAGATGAAATGAATCCATGGATGAAAAGGACATCTTCTTTTGCTTTATCTGGCCCAGTATACAAATCCAATATAAATTAGCTTGCTTAATTAACTAGGGATAAAtgaatgattattattattacctTTTGCGCCTTCAGCTTTAACAAATAGAGTTTCCTTGCCAGAGGTGGTCCAACTAGTGCAAGGTTTACAATCACAATCAGACCATCTTGGGATAGGATGTGCTTTCTGGCCTTCAATCTTTCCCTGAAGCATTTCAACAATGGTGGAGTTAATCGTGAATGTCGATCTCACCGTTCCTTTCTTTATCTTCTCGCAGGATTGTACAACGCTCTTTTCCACTTTGATTCGTTTTAGCTCATTAACAGTCAATTTTGAAACCTCAGAGAGTAGGGCAGGGCGGGTATAGAGGGTGTCTGAGATCTCCTCTAGCTCTAACTTGCTAGAA
Proteins encoded:
- the LOC110656056 gene encoding probable lysophospholipase BODYGUARD 3; the encoded protein is MGVMGKTRMVLTLTGRAIHEAVSFIVFSFLDLLDFVLCFAYKVADFFIEAEWKPCYCTSAKDAITSSGKILVSEQGESKIVCLSSSKLELEEISDTLYTRPALLSEVSKLTVNELKRIKVEKSVVQSCEKIKKGTVRSTFTINSTIVEMLQGKIEGQKAHPIPRWSDCDCKPCTSWTTSGKETLFVKAEGAKDKAKEDVLFIHGFISSSAFWTETVFPNLSDAAKSSYRFFAVDLLGFGRSPKPTDSLYTLREHLEMIERSVIEPHKVKSFHIVAHSLGCILALALAVKHPGSVKSLTLLAPPYYPVPKGVQPTQYVMRRIAPRRVWPLIAFGASIACWYEHISRTICLVICKNHRLWEFLAKLVTRNRIRTFLLEGFFSHTHNAAWHTLHNIICGTASKLDGYLDTVRDHLKCDVNIFHGSNDELIPVECSYNVQERVPRASVNVIEKKDHITIVVGRQKAFTRELEEIWSRSSS